The Amaranthus tricolor cultivar Red isolate AtriRed21 chromosome 6, ASM2621246v1, whole genome shotgun sequence genome has a segment encoding these proteins:
- the LOC130816070 gene encoding uncharacterized protein LOC130816070 translates to MVHRMDSDQDFPSSSKSCRKKSKLKTDFGDDKFKFLAKRPKFDFSNQTNDNGGAGIEIGKGGTEYNPLEEPSPLGLKLRKTPSFLDLIQMKLSQERNASLSKSNATKEKEKGVAENKLKASNFVATLLKIGTWEYKSRYEGDLVAKCYFAKHKLVWEVLDGGLKNKIEIQWSDIMALKANCPDDEPGTLDVVLARQPLFFKEINPQPRKHTLWQATTDITSGQASIHRRHFLQFPPGILGRHFQKLIQCDPRLNSLSQQPQINLDNPYFQPRVSIFSDQSDHEHGFEVKTESKFSLSGIRNIVSGVSFSDIGSHTQYSGKNPPALAETYVMDGEVSSKCEEMHGLRLLNQIKLPGLRPSMSVGDLVNHIGDCISEQMRSEHPDTSVDETQKFEILEEITQYLLNDTQSLTSSDEKAIMSRVNSLCCLLQKEDKRVQNLPVINSENIGDPTGGNSRQDVPPLHETRTTNSVLAAGIEIGVGDDQQQDASMSRKDSVGDLLLHLPRIASLPQFLIP, encoded by the exons ATGGTTCACAGAATGGATTCCGATCAGGACTTTCCATCCTCATCCAAATCATGCCGCAAGAAATCAAAGTTGAAGACAGATTTTGGcgatgataaatttaaatttctcgcTAAACGACCTAAGTTTGATTTCTCCAATCAG ACTAACGATAATGGTGGAGCTGGAATTGAAATTGGAAAAGGGGGTACAGAGTATAATCCATTGGAAGAGCCAAGTCCATTAGGTTTAAAGCTAAGGAAAACGCCGTCGTTTTTGGATTTGATTCAAATGAAGTTGTCACAAGAGAGGAATGCTTCTTTATCAAAATCGAATGCTacgaaagaaaaagaaaagggtgTTGCTGAAAATAAGCTTAAGGCTTCCAATTTCGTCGCTACTTTACTCAAAATTGGCACCTGGGAG TATAAGTCAAGATACGAAGGCGATTTAGTTGCCAAGTGTTACTTTGCAAAGCATAAGCTCGTTTGGGAAGTTCTTGATGGTGGACTTAAGAATAAGATCGAGATTCAGTGGTCTGACATCATGGCTTTAAAAGCAAACTGCCCTGATGATGAACCTGGGACACTTGATGTAGTG CTTGCTAGGCAACCACTTTTCTTTAAAGAAATCAATCCACAGCCAAGGAAGCACACTTTGTGGCAAGCTACTACAGATATTACCAGTGGACAGGCTTCCATCCATAG GCGTCATTTTCTGCAGTTTCCCCCTGGTATATTGGGAAGGCATTTTCAGAAACTTATTCAGTGTGATCCTCGTCTCAACTCCCTAAGTCAACAGCCACAGATAAATTTAGATAATCCATATTTTCAACCAAGGGTTTCAATATTTAGTGATCAAAGTGATCATGAACATGGTTTTGAAGTCAAAACTGAAAGTAAATTCAGTTTGTCAGGCATCAGGAATATAGTTTCAGGGGTGTCTTTTTCAGATATTGGCTCTCACACACAGTACTCTGGGAAAAATCCTCCGGCCCTTGCAG AAACTTATGTAATGGATGGAGAAGTGAGCAGCAAATGTGAAGAAATGCATGGACTCAGACTTCTGAACCAGATCAAACTTCCTGGTCTTCGCCCATCCATGTCGGTAGGAGATCTTGTAAACCATATTGGTGACTGTATCTCGGAGCAGATGAGATCCGAGCATCCTGATACTTCAGTTGACGAAACCCAAAAGTTTGAAATCCTCGAGGAAATCACTCAGTACCTGCTTAATGACACACAAAGCTTAACAAGTTCGGATGAAAAGGCGATTATGTCAAGGGTGAATTCCCTTTGTTGCCTTCTGCAAAAGGAGGACAAGAGAGTGCAGAACCTTCCGGTGATCAATTCAGAGAATATAGGAGACCCAACAGGGGGAAATAGTCGACAAGATGTCCCGCCATTGCATGAAACTCGAACTACAAACAGTGTTCTTGCAGCAGGAATTGAGATTGGTGTAGGGGATGACCAGCAACAAGACGCAAGCATGTCGAGGAAAGATTCGGTTGGCGACTTGCTTCTCCATCTTCCAAGGATAGCCTCGCTGCCTCAGTTCCTGATCCCGTAA
- the LOC130816069 gene encoding tubby-like protein 8 produces the protein MDGMKKPFIERQSSYNSLYSNPLIDPKNSKNSSEEHPDVNVGNPTVVIPLGNHLSLNNNILNSKENNPFVKNKKVSNFRVDDKENLVPKEAKGLGIGNKKNPDGNSLQNSKERVLKPSSLQLCIQMNEPDSSFGLGFKVWNAAEETESAKSVNIWDFSDSEAAPASSWSTLPNRALLSKPLPMDVGRCACIILKEAAPRGFGGGSLYSLYTNEGKGRQNRKLAVAYHKRRSGRSIFVIAQNTKGVFSTSDDSFIGLVTSNLMGSRYYVWNKGLSPRKPVEESKLLQAIVEFTPTISTWTGRYRSLRAWISKQTQPVQSKNTSNQVQHMKTLPSKWEGKMDKDQVHLFESKVPHYNKVSKQYELDFREKVRAGLRIQSSVKNFQLTMEGNEGQIVLQLGRLGKSKFVMDYRHPMTGYQAFCISLAAIDPKLCCTV, from the exons ATGGATGGAATGAAAAAACCCTTTATTGAAAGACAATCTTCATACAATTCACTCTACTCAAATCCTCTAATTGACCCAAAAAACAGTAAAAATTCCAGTGAAGAACACCCTGATGTAAATGTAGGTAATCCAACAGTTGTGATTCCTCTTGGCAATCATCTTTCACTCAATAACAATATTCTAAATTCCAAAGAGAATAATCCCTTTGTTAAGAACAAGAAAGTTTCAAACTTTAGGGTTGATGATAAGGAAAATTTAGTGCCAAAGGAAGCTAAAGGGCTTGGAATTGGTAATAAGAAAAACCCAGATGGAAATTCATTGCAAAATTCCAAAGAAAGGGTTTTAAAGCCTTCTTCTCTTCAATTATGCATCCAAATGAATGAGCCCGATTCGAGTTTTGGGCTGGGTTTCAAGGTTTGGAATGCAGCTGAGGAGACTGAGAGTGCAAAATCTGTGAATATTTGGGATTTTTCAGATTCTGAAGCTGCTCCTGCTTCTTCTTGGTCTACATTGCCTAATAG GGCTTTATTGAGTAAACCATTGCCAATGGATGTTGGAAGGTGCGCTTGCATCATATTGAAGGAAGCAGCTCCTAGAGGTTTTGGTGGTGGTTCCCTTTATTCTCTATACACTAAT GAAGGAAAAGGGCGACAGAATCGAAAACTGGCTGTCGCTTACCATAAACGTCGCAGTGGGCGTTCAATATTCGTGATAGCTCAAAACACAAAGGGTGTATTTTCTACCTCAGATGACAGCTTCATTGGTCTTGTTACATCAAACCTGATGGGTTCAAGATATTATGTCTGGAATAAG GGATTGTCCCCCAGGAAGCCTGTTGAAGAATCAAAACTGCTTCAGGCCATTGTTGA GTTTACTCCTACTATATCAACATGGACTGGGAGGTACAGAAGTCTTAGGGCATGGATTTCCAAACAGACTCAGCCAGTGCAGtccaaaaacacatcaaatcag GTACAACATATGAAAACTCTTCCCTCAAAGTGGGAGGGGAAGATGGACAAAGACCAAGTTCATTTATTTGAATCAAAAGTTCCTCATTATAACAAG GTCTCAAAGCAATATGAATTAGATTTCAGAGAAAAGGTGAGAGCTGGGCTTAGAATACAGAGCTCTGTGAAGAACTTCCAGCTCACTATGGAGGGAAATGAAGGACAAATTGTCCTGCAGCTTGGGAGATTAGGCAAATCAAAATTTGTAATGGATTACAG GCATCCAATGACTGGATACCAAGCATTCTGCATAAGTTTGGCTGCAATCGATCCGAAACTTTGCTGTACAGTTTAA
- the LOC130816072 gene encoding mitochondrial protein pet191 homolog encodes MAKSCKGLAEELVKCLSESDCVKVQKRSFRECAGEASPCIPSECVGLRETYFNCKRGQVDMRARIRGNKGY; translated from the exons ATGGCGAAGTCGTGTAAGGGTCTGGCAGAGGAGCTTGTCAAATGTCTTAGTGAGTCTGATTGTGTTAAG GTGCAGAAGAGGTCATTCAGGGAATGTGCTGGAGAGGCAAGCCCTTGTATACCTAGTGAGTGTGTGGGTCTAAGAGAAACATACTTTAATTGTAAGAGAGGCCAG GTTGATATGCGTGCCCGTATTCGAGGAAACAAGGGATATTAG